The Aquila chrysaetos chrysaetos chromosome 21, bAquChr1.4, whole genome shotgun sequence DNA window GAATTCCCCGTGTCaagcatttttgtttggttgttttttttatgaCCACTTTGATGTAAACCTGTATTTTGTCTAATAATAAAGTTTATGAAGTTTGATGCCACAGAGGTGACACTGTGTTCAGCTCAACATGAGTATGAAAAATGACAGGTAGAAGGCAGCTCTTTCACTCTTCCATGttacttctttccttctccaagtgttGTTGCCTTTTCCTGCCTGGGATTTTCAGATCACAGAGTTTGCAGGTAGTCTGGTGCACAGAATTAGCCTGCCCCAGAGTCCGCAGGGAGCAAAGGGGTTCAGTGCTGTGTAAAATCAAGCTTTTAGAGAGACAGCACCCTCCCGCAATTTAAATCTTTCTGTTACTGGCACCAGTGTAGTAGACTTCAACAGATACGGCCAGACTTCCTTTTTAAACAGGTCATTATAAAATGATACTCTGCTTATTTGGAGGGTGAGATGAGTAAAAAACCACTTGCCTTTTTTAACCCCCTGAAGAATGCAGACAAAGGCAAGCCCAGACCACTTCTCGTGAGCAGGTTTAAAGGGCACAACACTGAAACCCTGCCCTTGTTCAAATCTGCTGGCAGCTAGCCAAGTGAAAGCCTTTTGTTGAGCGTAATGTGGCATGAAATTGCAGGGGTTTTTCTGCTCCGTGTTGGGTATAGGATTGTGAACCTTTCTGGATTGCTCTGCACAGGGGCGACACCGCTTGTCTCTTCAGTGGAGGTCTGCAGTTACCAAAGGAACCTGCTGACACTCAATTAAGTATTTAGCAGACTTTGCAGACCCCCTGCTGCTTAATAAGAAACACCcggagatttttctttcaaacaccAACATGTTTTATTAACATACAGAGGAATGAGAGGGAGGATGTAAAATGTCAGGTTTTCTCTATAAAATCActctttcaaatacaaattgaCAGACTTGGTCTCTCTGACAGGCCAGCAGTAGGTTTGTGTTTGCAGGTGTTAGGTCAAGAAGCCAGCCGAACCCTACATTTCATAATAAGGCTCCTTTGCCTCTCAGTTTGCTGCAACGTATTCATCCTGCCCATGCCAACATGGTCCCACATCTATAGTGGGTAGTtgctttggctttgcttttggcTAATCCTGTCTGGCCTGGTTTCTTCGTGCTGAAACCTGTGGGTGGTTAAAACATGCTTTCACACAGGGCTTGGGATGCAGCAGGGGCGtgtggggaagaggggctgtgCCTGCTGGGTGCTGGTGAGTGTTTCACCCCGCTGCGTAGGAGGAAGCACAGGCCTGGGGACTTTCTGGTTGGAGAATTCCCCTGcccaagcaaataaaaaagcaggaaagcagtTTCCCCAGGGCAAGGGGGAGAAGACGAAGGGGTGAATAAACCAGGAGCTGACTAGTGCACCTGGGCTCAATCTCAGCCCAGGTGTCATgaagaacagctttttaaaaatgtcatgaaaCCCAGCTGGTCACTGACCTGATGGTCACTTCCTCTAACCCCCAGGGGATGCTATGGGCCAGTTGTGTGTTTACTGGGCTGGGCGGACCACTCTGTTTCTGGAGCTCCTCTGCCTGGGGAAGCACGAGAAGGATGTGCTTGCCTGTAACTGTATAGCTCTCCCCTGTGAAGGGCAAtaggagctggcagcagggagctgtCTTCATGTTTCATTTGCATGAGCAGCTAAAAGCAGGCTGCACATGCACTCCTTTTCTGATAGTCATTACTTTCCCTTTGAGCTGAAACTTGCTGGTCCAGGTCTTGGTTGTAGCCTAAGGGAGACCTTCTAGGGATGGGAAAGTGCCATTTGGATGCCAGTGCAATAGAGGAGCTTTAAAAGAGTACTGTTTCCTGCTGATAGCTCagctctcttctcctctccctcctctctcacaCTTGGTCAAACTTTATGATGTTGGTTTTAATAGAAGGTGTCTGGGAGGAAAACACAAGGGGAAAGCTATACCAAAGGAGGATAAAGTCACTGTTAAACAGACATGCAGCAAGTGATAGCAATGTCCAGACCTGGGATGAATTTATGTCAGTCTGTTTGTTGCAATATTAATAATGTGCAGATCTGAGACTGGATTTGAGCCATTTAAAGCTAAAATGTTGATCTGAGTGTAGCTGCTAATGCAGGAGTGATTAAATCTGCTCTTGGAGCATAAAAAGAGATGTTAGCCACTTGGGGCCCAGGAGAGTAAGGTTAAAGGATTCCCCTGCGTGCCGGTAATTGGTATCTGTCTTGTGAATATTAGCAGGTCCTGGCTGTTCTGCCTGTCCTTAGGAGAGCATGATGGCTCTTCAGTGTTTGGGATGCTGCTCCTCATGGCATTACCAAAGGTCACTACTGGGAAATTGTCAAGATGCTTCAAtcttcactgaaatgaatgggaGCTGTGCATTTAAATATGCTAGTTCCCATGCATTGTGCGAGTAAAAGACAGAACAACCCTTGCTCAGCTGCTGGCGGGCACTAAACTGGATGACTGCATGCTTTGCTCTTGTTTTAACATGATAAGGCTGACTTTTACCAGTTGGGACCAACTTTATTTTGCAGCAAGGAGGGCGGCAACAGCCAGGGACAGGTCTATAGCTTTAAACTCCtaagcttctttctttctttctttgctatttCACCTTTCTGGCGCTTGTGGCTCCTCTACCAGGAGGACACGAAGACCTTGAtgttctttcctgcttctctgaGGCACTGAGTACATTTTAGCTGGCTTCTGTGTCCCCAGAGTATTTCAGTCCTCTAGAGAACAGTATCTCCCTCCCCCATGTCCCGATACACTGAGCTGGTGTCCACGTCCCTCCTGGGTCTGGAACGATCTTGTTTCTAAAGCAAGCTGCTTCTCCTGACTCTCTGCCTAAGGGATCCTGTCTTCTGACAGCTCCATTCATTtggcattatttctttttaattaagggCAGCCCTGTGACTGGTGTTTCAGGGTCAGGTTGGAACAAACCACCTGAAAAGTGGCACCTGGGTTAGCAAGAGGCAATATATGTGCCAGGAGGGCAGAGGTGGACAGGACAGAGAAAGTCGCGTTCCTTGCATGTGTGCGTGCTCATCCTCAGCTTGTCTCCGGTGCTGATTTGGGGCTGAAGCTGGTCCTGCTCCGTGTATCTGTTGGCCTCGAATTACCTACTGTGACCCAGACTTACCAGCTTTATCTGAAAGATCTCCAGATCTGACCCACGGCATCCTGTGCTTGCTAGACTTGTCAGCCTTCTCCAGGTTGTCCAGGCTATAAGGGCACTGACCCAAATCAGCCCCCAGCAAGCAAGTCACTCCCTGCTTACACAGTGTTTCTCACCTATGTGACTGTGACGGTGGGATCCCTACGAGCCAGGGCTACGCTTCAGGCCTGTGCAATGCAATGGGGACCCCGAGAGAGAAAGATGTTGGCTCAACCCATGACCAAAGCACGAGCCATTTCAGGTGAGTGGGAGGGAAACTGTAGCCATAGGGTCAGAGCATCCCAGTTAGCTGCTAGCATCCTAAATACTGCCTGTTACGGGACTTCTTTCCCTGACAAGTGATCTGACACCTCCATGGGCCTCCCCATGGTGTGGCCCAACAAGCAGACCCTTGCTTGAAGTGAAGAGAGGTTTGTAATTAGTGGAAGACCCCTGGCGATGCACGTGGCAGCAGACGGAAAGGTCAGCACATCCCATCTGTCTCTTCCCACCCTCCCTTCCAGCTACCACCACTGCGCAGCTGCCCTGGCACCTCCTGAGCACGTTAGACCCAGAGCTCGGGTGAGTGCCTGAATTTTAGGGAGCACCAACAGAGATGCAGTGGTGGAGATGTTAACGTGAAGGAAATCACTCCATAGCAGCTGCTTGCAACCTGGCAGGGCAGGCCTTGGTGCGTCGCAGAGGACTGGCCTCATCCTGGCAGGAGACTGCAAGGAGCTGGGCCGTCTGGAACTGAATTTGCCACAATTTGGAGTAGGGCAGAATGTGAGTGAGACATTGCATTAGGCTTGATGTGCCACTGGCTTACCCGCTGCTATGTCCTTGGAGTGGTATGAGCTGTTGATTTGAAGTCACAGAATCCATTTGCCTGTAAGTGtggacaaatacagaaatacatagAATTCAGATTCTTTTTATAAGCactatcattaaaaaatatcctTCTACTAAGATGTCTGTGCTGGAACATTTCAGTCTTTATCAGTTTTCTCCGTTGACTTCATTTGTCCACCAACAAATTGCAGCCAGCTCTatggcagagcacagcagcagcactgcgAAATTGATACAGACAAATCTACTCTAGTGGGTAGGTAAGTTTATAAAAAACGTGCTGGTCTAGATATTCCTCAGTCTTTCTGTTTTCGTTGAAACCcctttgtctttcagaaatgtaatttgtttgtaaaacatttgcatttcagtaaaagctaagctaaaaaaccccaacacctggaaaatgttttgctttatttgcagGTCttgtctcttctccctttttcctctctccatttttttccatgacaagacgaaaaggggaaagaagaaagagagagagaggtaaaagagacaagaaaaaaccaacagaaaaataatcaaaaactTGGTAACTAAAACTTTCTCATATAGGCTTTCTTAAAGTTTTGGCAAGAGATGCAAGcatgattttttagaaaaacatgctGGAAAAGCACTCGGGgattaatgattttaaatagcaaatttGTGAAAGCTCTTTGCTGTATTTCGGTTAGCTCCAGCGGCTCTTTCAGCTGAGATCAGACCGTCCCTGTTGCCTTTTCCACCTTAGTTTGACTATGAGGATGAGCATCTCTGTCCCCCTTACAAATGGCATGAACCTTGGTGTCATGGTGCTGCGGCCAAGACACACCGGGGTCCAGCCCCACTGCCCTCTTGGAGCTCAGCCTTGTTGGCAGGGGGAAGACGAACTACAGGCATCAAATGCAGGGcaccccttttttcccttcagagcTGTGGTCTTGCAGGCGATCCCCCTCCCTGGAGCCAGTGGCTGAAGGACTTTCCAGCTGCTGAAGACCACGGATCACGGCTGCATGATTTTCTGGAAGGGCAAGTCTCCTGGATCCTCTCCCTTGCATCCTATGTCAGGCAGAGAATTAGCTGCTTCCAGGTTAGGCAGGGGGTTGGGAAGGTGAGGGATGGTTCCTTGGTCCCAGGCCCATCTGGATTTGAGCCATCTCTGCCTTTCCTGGACTTACAAACTCTTCCCTGGAAGGATGGCCCCTGGGGCTAGCAATGGTGCCCAGCTAGCCAGGAGCTcccctgtccctggggagggggaagctggAGCTGATGGTTTGGCTGGATGCTGCCACTAGCTTCTGCCAAGGATATCTGGTCCCCTAAGCCATGCAGTCACATACGATCACTTCGTTGTGCCATACACAGGTGGGGTGAACATCATCCCTGGGTGGGGAGCCTGGGGCAGATTTTCCAGGAAAAGGTGAAGAGGAAGGGGGCTTTTAGGGGTCCCCAGGTCAGGTTGGTCACACAATGAAGCCGAGTTGCTGCCCATCTCTCCCTGCCATGAACAGGAGGAGATTTCATGCCATTGATGGTCTACCAGACATACATGGTGCCTGGATCTTATCCTGGCTCTCTGCCCAGGGACAAACTGTCCCAGCAACAGGGGGAGATGATAAGGGATGTTACCAAAgcttttctttggctttttcagctggaaattGTCACTCGTggtcctctccctctcctcctcaaCCCACATCCATCTCAAAGTGACCACATCTCaaccttccttcccttttcacaCACATTTCCCCACCCCACGTTTCCACCCGAGACAAACGGCCATAAGTCACTTGGTTTTCCtgtgaggaaatgaaaaatcctATAAGGATCTGAatgcctttcccctcctccagaGGCATCTCGGACCAGAGGAGGGATCGGCGCGGTTCAGAGGCTGTGTTCAGAGCTAGTCCCAGGGGTCCGTGAAATGCTGCAGCTCCTTCCAGGCGGGTTACGACAGGAAGGCAAAAACGATTCAGGCCCAGCCAGGAGACGGCTGTGCGAGAGAAATGGAGGGGTCCTGCCGTCTTGGCACAGTGCCTTCTCCTCTCGGCCCCGCGGGTGGCATGGCTTTAGGAAGAGCTGTACTTGTTACTCAAGCGGGAGCTGCTCCGGTCTAGCCCGAGCTCCTGCCCGTTGGCTTTCCACTTCCCAACAGAGCCCTTCTCGTCTGTCGGCGTGATGCTCAGAGCTGGTCTCtggcaccagcagcacaggcaggactGCGAGGAGACAAGAGGGTGGAGAGAGAGGTTACAAGCGTGGGCTACAGGgtaaaagaggaggaaatattCCCTTACTGATGTTGGCAAGTCAACCTGCACAGTGCCAGGCTGGGAATCGCAGCCTGCACTGCTGAGCCTTGCTGTCCTGCAGATCTGCTGCGAGCAGGTTTTCCAAGATAGGGCTGGTGTGGATTGGAAATGAAGATACCAAAATCTAGGGTACCTTTTGCAGTTGTGTTTTCTTGTCCTTGGGGGACAGAAAATACAGGTAATGCTTAGGTGGGCTCAACTCTTCTTTTTGCCACAGCACCTGGGAGGTGactcccatcccatcccatcccatcccatcccatccaaTCCCATCCCCTTCCTTTCTCAGGGCTCCACTGCTCCCAAAAATTATCTCTGAATAACTTGGGCTTGAAGTTTAAAGCAGCCCCAGTCCCTGGTCTAATGTTTTGTGGAGATGCTTCTGATCCAGAACAACAAGGACTTTTTTGGCTTGTGCTAGGTCCTGCACTGGCAAAAGTCTCCCCATAGCAGGGCAGAGAGCTCTAGTGTACTTAAGCTGGGAAGAGAGGCACCTAGCAGGGGGAAAATTTGGGAGGAGAGATATGATTGTTATATGAGCAAAGAGGGGAATCCTGTGGGCTgccggcagccccagcctgtcGCTGATGGGGCATTTGTCTTGGAGCCAGGAGCTGCGAGGTCCAGacctgtctctgctgctgcttgctgggtGCGTTTGCCAAACCACTCTGCAGCTTTCCCTTCGTCTCACAAGCACAGAGGCCCGCTGCCGTGGAGGTGCCTCTGGCTGCACCGTGCCTGGTCCATGGGAGCTTGTGCCCCCGGGACCGGTGTCCGGGAACAGTCACCGTAGCTGGGAGCTCTGGAGGGGTCAACCCTACCTGGAAGCAGTTCTTGAATTTCCTGCTGACAAAGTAGAGAGCCACAGGGTTGATGCAGGAGTTGAGGGAGGCCATGTTGATCCCGAAGTAATCCATCACTaggaggaaactgaggcaggaggggagagaagagggtgGACGTGTTGGAAGCTCATGGAGAACTGAGGGAGGGTTTCCAAAATGCCTGCCAACTGCCTGGCCTGGGAACCTGCTTCCATGGAGGGCCAGTGACTGAGACCATAGAGGTGAGCACAAAGCAGTCCCTCCTGCAGTTGGGCAATTGCACAACACTTTTTCTTGCGAGGATCATTTCCTGAGGAAATCAAAAGCATGAGATCTGACTTCCCCTGGTGACCCTGATGCTCTCAAACTCAAGCACAGTAGCAGTGTCTGGCCTGAACTGGATTTTTGGCGTGATAGGtaaagaggagaggggaagacaGTCACCTGCCAAGTGGCAGAAAGTGTGCACAGCCCTGAGAGGTGCTGCAGTCCCTTTAGCCCTGCAGGGAATGTTTCTCTGCCCAGGAGACCTCTTTAACCCATAGATTTATAGATAtacttcaaaatttaatttcttctcttcttatGGTCTCCCACACCCTTTCTCTGTGCCTATCGGGAGAGCAATGCCATCTAGAAAGGAGCTGTTGAAACCAGTTGTTTGGAAGGCAACTCCACCAGCCTGCAATGAGCCCAGCAGAGCCTCTGCCAGTGCCCGCAGGGGCTCCCAGCATGGTCCCCTCCTGCCGATGCCCCTACCTGAGCAGTTCGCATCTGTTGGGGTCCGTCTGGTCGTAGATGGTCTTTTTGAGGATGCGGCTGAGGTGGAGCGGCAGCCAGCAGAGTGCAAAAATCACCACGAGGCAGAACACAGTCTTGGCCACCTCCCGGCGCTGCGAAGAGAAGGTGGGCAGGAGAGAAGGGATGGTCTGGCTGAGCATTGGCGAGCCGGTGGAGCAAAGCACCGTCTCCCCATGCTGAGCAAGGGCCCTTCAAGGAATTTCCGTAATCTGATGATGGCTGGACACCCCTTTTGAGTCCAAAGCACAACCCACAGGTCCCAAATCCTGCATCATGAGGAGGACTCTGAGGCCGCAGAAAGGGGTGTTGTACCAGCAGCACAATATGGATGAGACTCCTTCACACCCCTTCCCACCAGTGCTCCTGGTAACCTTGCTGGGGTGATACTCCCTGGGACATGGGGGCCTCGTCCATCCACCTTTCACACTATTTTATTGTGACAACCAGCTGGTCTGCCTCAAGGGATCATTCTGCAAACTGTGGGAGGGGAAAGTAAACCATTCTTTTCCCTGCACCCCTTGTCTGTGATATGCCACATTCAGCATTTGGTCCAGTTTGCTGTGATCTGGgctggcatggcacagcacagccagagATAAATGACCACAAGTAACTGAAAATCAGGGTGGTCCATGGCCATAAGGCTAGTGGTTTTGGTTGCCTCTGAGACTGGAGGTTGTAGAGCTGGAGACCCATCTCCCTGGTTTAATCCATGCATCTGCATCAGTGTGCCAATATCCGTTGACCACTGTGAGGCTATGTCAGCTCATACGTGTCCTTTACAGGGACAGGTACCTGTTCTCCCCTTCAACAGCACTCCCTCCTGTTTGGGAAATATCAGACTTTCTGCCTTCCTGGTTTTCTTACCCGTTTCATGTGGTCATTCAGAGCAATTCTCATGCCATTTCTCTTGCTCAACATCTCGCATGACATGAGGGTGTAGAAGATGCCAGTGCATACCAAGGGGAGGCAGAAATAGAAGCCGAAAAGCCACCAGTCCTTCACATCGCGATAGAACTGCatgcaaaagaaagagcaactgggaactggggaagggggggcaggTAACTGGGGCATGAACTGACCCAGTCCCTGACGCTGATGCTGGCCTGCGTCAGACACGTCTGATGTGTGAAAGTGTAACAGCCCCTGTGCTAAGTGCACATGGGATTATCTTCCCCCAAGGCTGGCGCACATGTTTAACCTAAAGAAGTAAAGGCTGGTTTACATCTGGCTGCCAGTCCAGTTTAGCACTCTTGTGCAAGGAACAGTTGCAAGGAGCTTATTTGGTAGACACGGTGGGATAAGTTCTGATGCTTTGTAAGGGTCTTCATTCCCTCGCTCACCCTTAGCTGACCCTGTGATAAAGGTTACCCATGCAGACTGGTTGTGGGGATGCTCTTTGGCCTGCTGGGACAGTGTATCAGGTTCTGAAGCTTCTCAAGATGTTTCATGACCTTCTGATGTGGATGGTGAAGACATGACACAGCTTGAGGACCAGCTGCCTGTTTTCTGGCACCGCATTCAAAGCAAGTCTGCCCCATGTCACTACAATGCCAGCTATTCTGTGTTTTGCCTGATACTGCTCTCCCTGTGTTCACCCCGATGGCTAGAAGCAGACATCTACAGAAGCATCTAATCAAGGAGGGAGGATGCCCTGGTTGCCCATGTCTCCCTCTCCCTTGcactgcagctggggtgggACAGAGTACATACCATCATGAAGCTGGATTTCTGTTCGGAGGCGAGCATGCACACCCACAGGTGTTGTTCCCAGTAGCTGAGCTCCACCATGTCAAAGGCTATAGCTTCAGGGACTGCAAGCACAATGGCCACTGCCCAGATCAGCATCACCTCCACTGCCTTCCACATGGGGATTCCTATCCCTTGGATCCGACTCCAGGACGCCACTGCTCGGTACCTGCCCAACGTGTGGGAATGCAACAAGAGCAGATTGAGTGAGAAAAGCAACCGTCGGGAAGGGGCCAAGAAGGTGCAGATTAGAGTTGTCCCCAAAGGCCCTTTCCCTTacaccttcctcctccacctcaaACTTTCCCCTTCAGTGGAATGGGAAAGATCAGAAACAGGGGCTCAACGGATGAATGTGATGGTAGCTATCCTTGGCCAATGTCTACTTGCCATTGGGGAGGTGCCAcccttccccaccaccccagcagTTGTTCCAGCACATCATGATCCTCCCCTCAACCTTTTCCAGCAGGATTTAAACCCTGTCACTGGAGCCAGATCCTGTTGGATTTCAGTTCTACGTGACAGCACCCTGTCCCCATCTCTGAATTTGGCCTGGGACCAAGGTGCCATGCAGTGTGCCTTTTGGTTACAATGAAGGGACATGCTGTAGTCAAATACGGGTCAGGCTGGGCAGTGCAGCTGTAGAAGTTGTTTCTTACCTGTCGATGCTGAGAGCACAAAGGCTGAGGACCGTGATGCCCACTGAAGCCTTCTGGATGAAGGGGACCAGCTTGCACACCTGCACACCAAAGGGCCAGTCCTTTGCCAAGAGCTGGGGAAGAACCGCAGGGTTAACAGGCTGCTTCGGGAAAGCATGTCCGGCTTCCCGTAATAGCAGCTGGTTACCCACAAGGTGTGAGAAGCCCACAAAGAACAGCTGAAAGCACTCTGAGGTTACCTCTGCTGGGATTACGCAGTGTGTGCTGTCCGGTATTTTGTGTTGTACTGGGAACCATTCATTTCCCAAAGGGCTCATTGTGAGATGAGTTGTCAACTAGATGAAGGGATCCAGACACCAGGTTCTGAATCCGCACTGTGGGTGGTTTCGGATGGATGTGAATCCTAAATGCCACAATGGGCTTTGGGTTGCTTTCAGAGGGAAAATGGGTGTCGTTCTCTGAAACAGCCAAAATGCAGCAAGGACAGCTTCTTTCAGGTGGCTTTCAAAGCCATGTAGTCTTAAGCCCTTACCATACTCTGGCCCTCTCCCACACTTAGATTCCTTATAGAACACATACACTGTGGTCCTAAGCTCAGCTGGGGCAAGCAGAGGGTATCAATGGGGACGAGATGTcccaaaggcaggagaaatCCAGGCTGCTCACTCATGAGGATGAGAGTGAGCCTGGGTTCACAACCCTTATATCCCCATGACACCTGGAGCCCATCCTAAGGTTACTCCTACTCAGAACCAACCCCCCCCATGCAAGCTCTTTAGTTTGGCCTCAGCAGCAAGACAAATTGATCCAGAAGCCCTCCTGGAAATCAGGGTCTCAGGTGAAGGCAACTGACCAACCCTACCCTTTCCTTTGCTCTGCAAACATGGGTAGTCCACCTGTCTCATCTGTTACTGTGTCATAAGGGAGACACACCACGAGGGAACTGGGCTACTCTTAGGACCAGGTTGCTCGTAGTCAGTGTGGGCTTCTCAAACAAGCAACAATTTCTCCTCCGGGAGGTGGCTGGAAGAGAGAGGGGCAGAAGGGAGAGGGGTTGCTCAGGTGGCCAAGGGAAATCCTGAACATCAGTCAGGAAAAGTCAGTGTAGATATGGCCAGAGCAGGAAGTCCCAACCCTGGAGATTTGACCCAGTTTTCCTGTTACAAGGCAGGCAACACCAACACAAGCTGTTGTCCTTAGCCTGGACAAAGTATCTCGACTTTTCTTTGTGTTGGCTGCAAGCTGTGCTAGTTGCAGCTCCAAGAGTCAGCCAAGTGTGTCTCCAAGCCAGCAGCCTGTGTTAACAGGACATGTCCTGTAGATGAGGTCTTTGGTCTAAGCCATGAACTCTACATAAAGCTCGGTGCAACCCCAGTTGTTGCCTGACCAGGACACAGAGGTAGGTATTGAGCCTGTGACTGGTTTCTCTGCCAGCTTTCCTCAGTGAGGTCATTCCTACAGCCTCCATCTGCTCCCACATGCCCCTTTCTTTATGATACATAGGACCTTCCTACAACACAGACTTGTGCGGGACAGCAGAACTGGGCAAACAGATCCTGAAGGGAAGGGCTCTCAGACCCATGTCCTCACAGTCCCGTTGTATAAGTCTTGTTCCTTTGGGAACCCAGACTGGAACCAACCCACACCCCGATATTGTGGGTGATATAAAAGTGACAGATGGACTCTGCAGCCCAGATCCTGCAAAGTGGAGAAGCATTTGGATCCCACGGAGGCAGGTCTGCCAgatattttgctgttgctgctacTCTGTTCTTGTTAAATGTACATTGCATGACCCAAACTCTTTCCCTGGCCAGATGGTGCATTTCCCATCAATGTGGCAAAAGCAGGATTAAAATGTAAATCTTCCCTGCCTTGGTTTTGACTGGGGACAAATATCGGAGGGGCTTTGCTGTTCCACTTTCTGAGGGGCTTGGCGATGACCGTGTATGTTGGGCTGCCTCCACAACCTCTGCCTCTGCAAGGGGTGGAGGGTAGAGGTGATCCCCGGGAGAGCTGCTGGCATTGCAGCCGCGTTCTCCAGACTGCATCTCCCCTCTCAGAAAGAACAAATCGTGCCTTATTCAAAGCAAAGGGGGACCGCTGGGTGAAAGCGGAGATGGGCCGTACTCCGCGGATGGAGGGCGGCAACCTTCCCCGGGGTCAGTGCTGCTGGCCCCAAGCTACTCTGTTTTCTTGCATGAGTGAAACCTTCTGCATGGATCCGTATTCTTGTAACAGCGGGGATCGTCCGGCTCATGGAGAACCTGTTTGTTTTGAGCTAAAACCCCTTTATAGTTTTCAATCTATTTTCACTTGAAGGGTGTCTATTCACAGTGATTTGAGACTGTCTGCCAGCCACATCTGGTCATTCTCACTATCAAATTATATGCACCTTCTTCCTACTTTGAATTTCTCTGCCTTGTCCCCCTGCCACCCAGCCTGCTTGATCCAGGACC harbors:
- the LOC115333912 gene encoding endothelin receptor type B-like isoform X2, with product MRKIQPRPKQGHPTSIMRTSAASFAIQSSMARIPAPTTLAIFLTCLFSGAHSQTPRALQESTVPLEVLSQEQVYSLDQPSLFQDAKLSNHSESLPRSTSSEPPLLPVCVKPADIRHIFKYINTIVSCTIFIVGIIGNSTLLRIIYKNKCMRNGPNVLIASLALGDLLYILIALPINVYKLLAKDWPFGVQVCKLVPFIQKASVGITVLSLCALSIDRYRAVASWSRIQGIGIPMWKAVEVMLIWAVAIVLAVPEAIAFDMVELSYWEQHLWVCMLASEQKSSFMMFYRDVKDWWLFGFYFCLPLVCTGIFYTLMSCEMLSKRNGMRIALNDHMKRRREVAKTVFCLVVIFALCWLPLHLSRILKKTIYDQTDPNRCELLSFLLVMDYFGINMASLNSCINPVALYFVSRKFKNCFQSCLCCWCQRPALSITPTDEKGSVGKWKANGQELGLDRSSSRLSNKYSSS
- the LOC115333912 gene encoding endothelin receptor type B-like isoform X1 → MRKIQPRPKQGHPTSIMRTSAASFAIQSSMARIPAPTTLAIFLTCLFSGAHSQTPRALQESTVPLEVLSQEQVYSLDQPSLFQDAKLSNHSESLPRSTSSEPPLLPVCVKPADIRHIFKYINTIVSCTIFIVGIIGNSTLLRIIYKNKCMRNGPNVLIASLALGDLLYILIALPINVYKLLAKDWPFGVQVCKLVPFIQKASVGITVLSLCALSIDRYRAVASWSRIQGIGIPMWKAVEVMLIWAVAIVLAVPEAIAFDMVELSYWEQHLWVCMLASEQKSSFMMFYRDVKDWWLFGFYFCLPLVCTGIFYTLMSCEMLSKRNGMRIALNDHMKRRREVAKTVFCLVVIFALCWLPLHLSRILKKTIYDQTDPNRCELLSFLLVMDYFGINMASLNSCINPVALYFVSRKFKNCFQVGLTPPELPATVTVPGHRSRGHKLPWTRHGAARGTSTAAGLCACETKGKLQSGLANAPSKQQQRQVWTSQLLAPRQMPHQRQAGAAGSPQDSPLCSYNNHISPPKFSPC
- the LOC115333912 gene encoding endothelin receptor type B-like isoform X3, which translates into the protein MRKIQPRPKQGHPTSIMRTSAASFAIQSSMARIPAPTTLAIFLTCLFSGAHSQTPRALQESTVPLEVLSQEQVYSLDQPSLFQDAKLSNHSESLPRSTSSEPPLLPVCVKPADIRHIFKYINTIVSCTIFIVGIIGNSTLLRIIYKNKCMRNGPNVLIASLALGDLLYILIALPINVYKLLAKDWPFGVQVCKLVPFIQKASVGITVLSLCALSIDRYRAVASWSRIQGIGIPMWKAVEVMLIWAVAIVLAVPEAIAFDMVELSYWEQHLWVCMLASEQKSSFMMFYRDVKDWWLFGFYFCLPLVCTGIFYTLMSCEMLSKRNGMRIALNDHMKRRREVAKTVFCLVVIFALCWLPLHLSRILKKTIYDQTDPNRCELLRK